GATATTGATTCATTGATAGGGCATATCCAAAATTTAGACAAAAATTATTAAAATTATAAATTAAACAAAAAATCTTTGCCAGAGGTTTTGGTAATATGGATAAAGCCATAGATCTTAAAAAAGGGGAACGAGTGGCAATAATAAGTGCTATATTGACTTTTACCATAGCATTAATAAAAGGAATAGTTGGTTATATATCTGGAAGTATTGCACTTATAGCTGATGCTTTACACTCATTTTCAGATGTTTTGGGACCAATTGCCGTTTATGTGGGATTGAAATTTGCTCAAAAAGACCCAAATGAAAGATTTCCGTATGGATACTATAGGGCAGAGACACTTGCGTCTTTGGTTGTTTCCTTTTTGATATTTATTACTGGGATTGAAACGCTTAGGGAGTCTATTGAAAGAATAAGCAATCCAACAACAATATCCCATCCTTTTGCAGCCATTTTAGCATTATTAATATCCTTAGCAGTTACTTATTACCTCTACAAATACAAGGAGAGGGTAGGTAAAGAGATACACTCACAGGCACTTATGGGAGAAGGACAACATTCATTAGTTGATTTTTACACATCAGTAGCAGCATTGATAGCAATAATTAGCTCTTATTTTGGATTTACAATAATAGAACCAATTGTGGAGGCAATTATAAGTATTGCCTTCCGAAACTGTTATATATTAGATGAGTGTTAGTTATTATTGGTGAGTAATTGTGAGTTTAGAAAGACTATATACGATGAAGGAAGCTTGTGAATTGTTGGGAGTTCATATAAAAACACTGCAAAGATGGGATAGAGAGGGAAAAATAAAGTGTGTTAGAACTGTGGGGGGAAAGAGGAGGGTTCCAGAGAGTGAAATAAAACGAATATTAGGAATTAAAGATAAAGAACAAAGAAAAATTATCGGCTATGCAAGGGTTTCATCTAACACACAAAAAGACGATTTAGAAAGGCAAATAGACGCGATAAAATCATACGCAAAAGATAGGGGCTGGAATATAGAGATATTAAAAGATGTTGGTAGTGGATTAAGCGAAAAAAGAAAAAACTACAGAAAACTTTTAAAAATGGTTATAAACCGGGAGGTTGAGAAAGTAATAATTGCCTATCCAGATAGATTGACAAGATTTGGCTTTGAAACATTAAAAGAATTCTTTAAATCTTACGGAACGGAGGTAATCGTTATTAATAAGAAATGTAAGGCTCCACAAGAAGAGTTAGTAGAAGATTTAATAACCATTATCTCCTATTTCGCAAGAAAATTATACGGAATGCGTTCCCACAAATATAAAAAACTTATAAAGACAGTTAAAGAAATTGTGGGCGAGAATAATGCAAAATAAAAACAAACTTCCATCCGAAATCGTATTAACTTATAAGATTAAACATAATTACGATTTAAAGAACTTGTTAGATAAATTTATAAACCTCTCTCAGAAAGCAGTTGATATTATCTGGGAAAATATCAACTGGAAAGAAAAAGAAGTTAAACATCGATTTAAATCTAAAAATAAATACAAATACTACACAACCACCCGATTAATCCCAGAAATTCCAAAAGATAAGGATTTCAAAAGAGAACTAAGAAATTATTTACTAAATGGATGGAATTTTGCTTCTCATTATGTCGATGGAGCTATTAAAGTGGCTTACTCTACAATAGAGAGTTGGAAATCGAATTATTTAGATGGTAAAAGAAAAAGAAATAAACCGACATTTAAAAGACCTTTTGTTAGAGTTAAAAATACCCTAATAAAATACGATAAAGAAAATGGAACGATAAGGATAACGATAAAAGCGAGGAAGGAGTATTTAGTTTTAGACATTAAAAATGAATGGTTTTTCGAAAAAATTAAAGGTTTTGACATTGGAGAGATAATATTAAAAGACAGTGAAGCATTAATAACCTTTAAAAAACCTTTAAATATATTTGATAAAAAAGTCGTTATCGGTGTAGATAGCAATCTAAAATCCTTAGATTTATTCCATCCAGAAGAAGGGTGGATTAGAATTGATTTATCTGAACTGCGTAGAATAAAGAATGTTTATGATGTTATTATCGATAAGTTAAAGTCGATTTATAAAAAAGCCCCAAAAAGAATCAGTATCTTGCTAAAAAAGTATTATAATAGGAGAAAAAATCGAGTTGAAGATTTTATTAACAAATTAACCTCCCAATTGTCAAAGCTTTTCCCAGATGCAATTTTTATCTTTGAGGATTTGGATAAGCCCAATATGTATAAAAATTCGAACTTTAACAGAGATTTAGATAGAACGAGTTGGAGAGAGATAGCGAAAAAGTTAGAGTATAAGAGTATTGTTTTTTACGTTAATCCTCACTATACTTCAAAAACCTGTCCTATATGCGGGAGTAAAATGGAGTCCCAAGAGGGACAGGTTGTAAAATGTGAAAAATGTGGAGTTTTCAATAGGCAGTTCGTCGGCTCTTTTAATATCTTTAAAAGAGGAGTTAAATTAGTTAAAAAACTCTTAGGCGGAGTTGGGGTTCTCCCGGAGCGAAGCGACGGGAACTTAAAAACCGTTAGGTTTTTATGTCCGTGGCTGGGGTGGAGGTCGATGATTTACTCTCCAATGAACCCAGAGGAGAGTTGAGACCGATGTCACCCAAGTCCATCGTGAGGGTTAATTTAAGCGGGAGTACTTTTATTCACATTTACTCCTAAATCCTCACGATGGATAGACCCCGAAGAGTTAACTGCAAGTGTTGAAGAACAGAATAGAACTATTGGAGAAATAGGTAGAGCTACAGAAGAGATGACTGAAATATCAAATAAACTTGCAGAATCTGCAAATAGATTCAAAGTATAGTTATATAATCCCACATTGCAAATCTCATCCAGATTCTTTTTTTAGTTTTTTATATGAGAAATCTCCAAAATATTTATAAGACTCTCAAAATAAATTAATTTAATAGTTTTTAACACTGTTTTATCTACTTTATTTGTTTTTAATTTAGTACTCTAATATAAACTACCAAATTTCGAAAATATAAATAAAACTATCATTAATGATATATTGAAGATAAGCGTAATTTAATTTATACTAAATAACTGGGATGAAAACATGGAAACGTCAAGGAAAATAGTATATACTATCATCCTTGTCTTTCTGTTAATCTTTTCCTATTCATTTGCAATTATGAAAATTGAAGGCTTACCGTTTTTAGATGCACTTTATTTTAGCATAATCACAATTACAACAACTGGTTATGGAGATTATACACCAACAACATATGAAGGAAGAATACTGACGATTATCTACCTATTTTTTGGTATTGGCATTGTTATGTATCTATTTGGAATTATTGCCCAATTTATTATTGAGGGGGAATTTAAGAACTTGGTGAGGATGAGAAAAATGGAAAATAGGATTAAAGAATTAAAAGACCACTACATAATTTGTGGATTTGGTAGAATAGGAAGAATCGTCGCAAATAAATTTAAAAAAGAAAAAATTCCATTTATTGTTATTGATATAAACAAAGAAATCCTGAAAGAAGAACTTAACAAAGATCCAAACTTCAATTTTATTGTTGGAGATGCGCGAAAGGATGAAACACTTAAAAAAGCAAAAATAGAAAAGGCAAAAGGTCTCATAACGACACTCCCAACAGATGCTGATAACGTTTTCATAACACTGTCAGCAAAAGGTTTAAACCCAAAAATAAAAGTTGTGGCTAAGGCAGATGAAGAGGAAGCAATTAAAAAACTAAAAAGAGCTGGAGCAGACAAAGTTGTTTCACCTTATATGATTGGTGGGTTAAGATTAGCAGAAGTCGCTTTAAGGCCCGGCATTTTAGAC
The sequence above is a segment of the Methanotorris igneus Kol 5 genome. Coding sequences within it:
- a CDS encoding cation diffusion facilitator family transporter, which produces MAIISAILTFTIALIKGIVGYISGSIALIADALHSFSDVLGPIAVYVGLKFAQKDPNERFPYGYYRAETLASLVVSFLIFITGIETLRESIERISNPTTISHPFAAILALLISLAVTYYLYKYKERVGKEIHSQALMGEGQHSLVDFYTSVAALIAIISSYFGFTIIEPIVEAIISIAFRNCYILDEC
- a CDS encoding IS607 family transposase, which gives rise to MKEACELLGVHIKTLQRWDREGKIKCVRTVGGKRRVPESEIKRILGIKDKEQRKIIGYARVSSNTQKDDLERQIDAIKSYAKDRGWNIEILKDVGSGLSEKRKNYRKLLKMVINREVEKVIIAYPDRLTRFGFETLKEFFKSYGTEVIVINKKCKAPQEELVEDLITIISYFARKLYGMRSHKYKKLIKTVKEIVGENNAK
- a CDS encoding RNA-guided endonuclease InsQ/TnpB family protein, encoding MQNKNKLPSEIVLTYKIKHNYDLKNLLDKFINLSQKAVDIIWENINWKEKEVKHRFKSKNKYKYYTTTRLIPEIPKDKDFKRELRNYLLNGWNFASHYVDGAIKVAYSTIESWKSNYLDGKRKRNKPTFKRPFVRVKNTLIKYDKENGTIRITIKARKEYLVLDIKNEWFFEKIKGFDIGEIILKDSEALITFKKPLNIFDKKVVIGVDSNLKSLDLFHPEEGWIRIDLSELRRIKNVYDVIIDKLKSIYKKAPKRISILLKKYYNRRKNRVEDFINKLTSQLSKLFPDAIFIFEDLDKPNMYKNSNFNRDLDRTSWREIAKKLEYKSIVFYVNPHYTSKTCPICGSKMESQEGQVVKCEKCGVFNRQFVGSFNIFKRGVKLVKKLLGGVGVLPERSDGNLKTVRFLCPWLGWRSMIYSPMNPEES
- a CDS encoding potassium channel family protein encodes the protein METSRKIVYTIILVFLLIFSYSFAIMKIEGLPFLDALYFSIITITTTGYGDYTPTTYEGRILTIIYLFFGIGIVMYLFGIIAQFIIEGEFKNLVRMRKMENRIKELKDHYIICGFGRIGRIVANKFKKEKIPFIVIDINKEILKEELNKDPNFNFIVGDARKDETLKKAKIEKAKGLITTLPTDADNVFITLSAKGLNPKIKVVAKADEEEAIKKLKRAGADKVVSPYMIGGLRLAEVALRPGILDFVSTFINIAKYEYGEDVELRKFIVEKGSEIDGKSLYESDIRKKVGLTILGIKKGDNLIINPPSDIIINAGDEIYAFGSGSQLKSLEKMVKNK